One segment of Neodiprion fabricii isolate iyNeoFabr1 chromosome 1, iyNeoFabr1.1, whole genome shotgun sequence DNA contains the following:
- the LOC124187660 gene encoding eukaryotic translation initiation factor 4B isoform X2: protein MSSGKKTKKSKGKTLALTDFLADTPGGIPTAPLKTSNWADDVEDEHGFSSNRSKEPVYLPTAPRAARGTGVNEENIPTNPPYVAYISNLPYDIDEEDLAEFFADMKVSNMRLPKDSNKMRGYGYVEFEDRQSLIDALSIANTTIKTRRVRIEVSNSSSDDRRGGGRMGRDNRRDTYDDPERTAGDWRSGPRDDSAPGESDRYRSRGGFDNKDRRDDREGSDDNKPGGWREGGDRGGDRGGAFRDRGGFRDEGDRERDRPRYGGDRDNRDRDGDRDRDRGSSFGPRRTYGDSDWGRDGSSRREEPRSELKTRPKLQLQPRTKPVEPIIIQDEPVAEESVAEEPVVAPPAPVPAVNIFGAAKPVDTAAKEREIEERLARSNAEAKPKEEGEQDKRPAKDGVWGRRNGEGREEKDKERQGWRSEQDRGRQIERSGPRSQAASARSGQRGDSRGPLPSRGGPVRGPPKSIETRSFPDRERREKDRDEDMNRMPKAKEEQIPNFAASNKYSILPDDVDQDIIDD, encoded by the exons ATGTCGTCGG GTAAAAAGACCAAGAAGAGTAAGGGGAAAACCCTAGCCCTGACAGATTTTCTGGCCGACACACCTGGCGGTATACCAACTGCTCCGCTCAAAACCTCCAACTGGGCTGACGATGTCGAAGATGAACATG GGTTTTCATCGAACCGTAGCAAAGAGCCGGTGTATCTTCCGACGGCACCCAGAGCTGCGCGAGGTACAGGAGTCAATGAAGAGAATATCCCCACAAATCCTCCTTACGTAGCATATATATCCAATCTGCCGTATGATATAGATGAAGAAGACCTGGCAGAGTTTTTTGCTGATATGAAG GTGTCTAACATGCGCCTTCCGAAAGATTCTAATAAGATGAGGGGATACGGTTATGTCGAATTTGAGGACCGGCAAAGTTTAATTGATGCACTTTCAATTGCAAACACt aCTATCAAAACTCGACGTGTTAGAATTGAAGTTTCTAACAGCAGTAGTGATGACAGACGTGGGGGTGGTCGAATGGGGCGAGATAATCGTAGAGATACCTATGATGATCCTGAGCGAACCGCAGGGGATTGGCGAAGTGGGCCGCGAGATGATTCTGCTCCTGGCGAGTCAGATCGTTACCGTAGTCGCGGTGGATTTGATAATAAGGATAGAAGAGACGACCGTGAAG gTTCTGATGACAATAAGCCTGGTGGTTGGCGTGAAGGTGGCGACAGAGGAGGTGATAGAGGTGGGGCATTTAGGGATAGAGGTGGATTCCGTGATGagggagacagagagagagatcgTCCACGGTACGGCGGTGACAGGGATAACAGAGACAGGGATGGAGATAGGGACCGTGATCGTGGAAGTAGTTTTGGTCCCCGTCGCACGTACGGAGATTCTGACTGGGGAAGAGACGGATCGTCTCGTCGGGAGGAACCAAGAT CGGAATTGAAAACAAGACCGAAGCTACAGTTACAGCCACGCACAAAACCTGTAGAGCCAATTATTATACAAGACGAACCTGTTGCTGAAGAATCTGTTGCCGAAGAGCCAGTTGTGGCACCTCCTGCACCTGTTCCAGCAGTAAACATCTTTGGAGCAGCTAAACCCGTTGATACAGCTgctaaagagagagagattgagGAACGCCTTGCGCGTTCTAATGCTGAAGCTAAACCGAAGGAAGaagg AGAGCAGGATAAGCGCCCTGCCAAGGATGGTGTGTGGGGTCGACGCAATGGT GAAGGGCGTGAAGAGAAGGATAAGGAACGGCAAGGCTGGCGTTCTGAACAAGATCGAGGAAGGCAGATCGAACGGTCTGGGCCTCGCAGTCAAGCAGCTTCTGCACGCTCAG GGCAAAGAGGAGATTCTAGAGGGCCACTACCTTCCCGAGGTGGACCAGTTCGTGGACCGCCGAAATCTATTGAAACTCGTTCATTTCCTGATAG agagaggagagaaaaggaTAGAGATGAGGACATGAACAGGATGCCCAAAGCTAAAGAGGAGCAAATTCCG AACTTTGCAGCTTCCAATAAGTATTCCATACTCCCTGATGACGTGGATCAAGACATTATCGACGATTAA
- the LOC124187660 gene encoding eukaryotic translation initiation factor 4B isoform X1 yields the protein MSSGKKTKKSKGKTLALTDFLADTPGGIPTAPLKTSNWADDVEDEHEGFSSNRSKEPVYLPTAPRAARGTGVNEENIPTNPPYVAYISNLPYDIDEEDLAEFFADMKVSNMRLPKDSNKMRGYGYVEFEDRQSLIDALSIANTTIKTRRVRIEVSNSSSDDRRGGGRMGRDNRRDTYDDPERTAGDWRSGPRDDSAPGESDRYRSRGGFDNKDRRDDREGSDDNKPGGWREGGDRGGDRGGAFRDRGGFRDEGDRERDRPRYGGDRDNRDRDGDRDRDRGSSFGPRRTYGDSDWGRDGSSRREEPRSELKTRPKLQLQPRTKPVEPIIIQDEPVAEESVAEEPVVAPPAPVPAVNIFGAAKPVDTAAKEREIEERLARSNAEAKPKEEGEQDKRPAKDGVWGRRNGEGREEKDKERQGWRSEQDRGRQIERSGPRSQAASARSGQRGDSRGPLPSRGGPVRGPPKSIETRSFPDRERREKDRDEDMNRMPKAKEEQIPNFAASNKYSILPDDVDQDIIDD from the exons ATGTCGTCGG GTAAAAAGACCAAGAAGAGTAAGGGGAAAACCCTAGCCCTGACAGATTTTCTGGCCGACACACCTGGCGGTATACCAACTGCTCCGCTCAAAACCTCCAACTGGGCTGACGATGTCGAAGATGAACATG aaGGGTTTTCATCGAACCGTAGCAAAGAGCCGGTGTATCTTCCGACGGCACCCAGAGCTGCGCGAGGTACAGGAGTCAATGAAGAGAATATCCCCACAAATCCTCCTTACGTAGCATATATATCCAATCTGCCGTATGATATAGATGAAGAAGACCTGGCAGAGTTTTTTGCTGATATGAAG GTGTCTAACATGCGCCTTCCGAAAGATTCTAATAAGATGAGGGGATACGGTTATGTCGAATTTGAGGACCGGCAAAGTTTAATTGATGCACTTTCAATTGCAAACACt aCTATCAAAACTCGACGTGTTAGAATTGAAGTTTCTAACAGCAGTAGTGATGACAGACGTGGGGGTGGTCGAATGGGGCGAGATAATCGTAGAGATACCTATGATGATCCTGAGCGAACCGCAGGGGATTGGCGAAGTGGGCCGCGAGATGATTCTGCTCCTGGCGAGTCAGATCGTTACCGTAGTCGCGGTGGATTTGATAATAAGGATAGAAGAGACGACCGTGAAG gTTCTGATGACAATAAGCCTGGTGGTTGGCGTGAAGGTGGCGACAGAGGAGGTGATAGAGGTGGGGCATTTAGGGATAGAGGTGGATTCCGTGATGagggagacagagagagagatcgTCCACGGTACGGCGGTGACAGGGATAACAGAGACAGGGATGGAGATAGGGACCGTGATCGTGGAAGTAGTTTTGGTCCCCGTCGCACGTACGGAGATTCTGACTGGGGAAGAGACGGATCGTCTCGTCGGGAGGAACCAAGAT CGGAATTGAAAACAAGACCGAAGCTACAGTTACAGCCACGCACAAAACCTGTAGAGCCAATTATTATACAAGACGAACCTGTTGCTGAAGAATCTGTTGCCGAAGAGCCAGTTGTGGCACCTCCTGCACCTGTTCCAGCAGTAAACATCTTTGGAGCAGCTAAACCCGTTGATACAGCTgctaaagagagagagattgagGAACGCCTTGCGCGTTCTAATGCTGAAGCTAAACCGAAGGAAGaagg AGAGCAGGATAAGCGCCCTGCCAAGGATGGTGTGTGGGGTCGACGCAATGGT GAAGGGCGTGAAGAGAAGGATAAGGAACGGCAAGGCTGGCGTTCTGAACAAGATCGAGGAAGGCAGATCGAACGGTCTGGGCCTCGCAGTCAAGCAGCTTCTGCACGCTCAG GGCAAAGAGGAGATTCTAGAGGGCCACTACCTTCCCGAGGTGGACCAGTTCGTGGACCGCCGAAATCTATTGAAACTCGTTCATTTCCTGATAG agagaggagagaaaaggaTAGAGATGAGGACATGAACAGGATGCCCAAAGCTAAAGAGGAGCAAATTCCG AACTTTGCAGCTTCCAATAAGTATTCCATACTCCCTGATGACGTGGATCAAGACATTATCGACGATTAA
- the LOC124187660 gene encoding eukaryotic translation initiation factor 4B isoform X3, giving the protein MSSGKKTKKSKGKTLALTDFLADTPGGIPTAPLKTSNWADDVEDEHEGFSSNRSKEPVYLPTAPRAARGTGVNEENIPTNPPYVAYISNLPYDIDEEDLAEFFADMKVSNMRLPKDSNKMRGYGYVEFEDRQSLIDALSIANTTIKTRRVRIEVSNSSSDDRRGGGRMGRDNRRDTYDDPERTAGDWRSGPRDDSAPGESDRYRSRGGFDNKDRRDDREGSDDNKPGGWREGGDRGGDRGGAFRDRGGFRDEGDRERDRPRYGGDRDNRDRDGDRDRDRGSSFGPRRTYGDSDWGRDGSSRREEPRSELKTRPKLQLQPRTKPVEPIIIQDEPVAEESVAEEPVVAPPAPVPAVNIFGAAKPVDTAAKEREIEERLARSNAEAKPKEEGEQDKRPAKDGVWGRRNGEGREEKDKERQGWRSEQDRGRQIERSGPRSQAASARSGQRGDSRGPLPSRGGPVRGPPKSIETRSFPDRETVTRINHFQREERKG; this is encoded by the exons ATGTCGTCGG GTAAAAAGACCAAGAAGAGTAAGGGGAAAACCCTAGCCCTGACAGATTTTCTGGCCGACACACCTGGCGGTATACCAACTGCTCCGCTCAAAACCTCCAACTGGGCTGACGATGTCGAAGATGAACATG aaGGGTTTTCATCGAACCGTAGCAAAGAGCCGGTGTATCTTCCGACGGCACCCAGAGCTGCGCGAGGTACAGGAGTCAATGAAGAGAATATCCCCACAAATCCTCCTTACGTAGCATATATATCCAATCTGCCGTATGATATAGATGAAGAAGACCTGGCAGAGTTTTTTGCTGATATGAAG GTGTCTAACATGCGCCTTCCGAAAGATTCTAATAAGATGAGGGGATACGGTTATGTCGAATTTGAGGACCGGCAAAGTTTAATTGATGCACTTTCAATTGCAAACACt aCTATCAAAACTCGACGTGTTAGAATTGAAGTTTCTAACAGCAGTAGTGATGACAGACGTGGGGGTGGTCGAATGGGGCGAGATAATCGTAGAGATACCTATGATGATCCTGAGCGAACCGCAGGGGATTGGCGAAGTGGGCCGCGAGATGATTCTGCTCCTGGCGAGTCAGATCGTTACCGTAGTCGCGGTGGATTTGATAATAAGGATAGAAGAGACGACCGTGAAG gTTCTGATGACAATAAGCCTGGTGGTTGGCGTGAAGGTGGCGACAGAGGAGGTGATAGAGGTGGGGCATTTAGGGATAGAGGTGGATTCCGTGATGagggagacagagagagagatcgTCCACGGTACGGCGGTGACAGGGATAACAGAGACAGGGATGGAGATAGGGACCGTGATCGTGGAAGTAGTTTTGGTCCCCGTCGCACGTACGGAGATTCTGACTGGGGAAGAGACGGATCGTCTCGTCGGGAGGAACCAAGAT CGGAATTGAAAACAAGACCGAAGCTACAGTTACAGCCACGCACAAAACCTGTAGAGCCAATTATTATACAAGACGAACCTGTTGCTGAAGAATCTGTTGCCGAAGAGCCAGTTGTGGCACCTCCTGCACCTGTTCCAGCAGTAAACATCTTTGGAGCAGCTAAACCCGTTGATACAGCTgctaaagagagagagattgagGAACGCCTTGCGCGTTCTAATGCTGAAGCTAAACCGAAGGAAGaagg AGAGCAGGATAAGCGCCCTGCCAAGGATGGTGTGTGGGGTCGACGCAATGGT GAAGGGCGTGAAGAGAAGGATAAGGAACGGCAAGGCTGGCGTTCTGAACAAGATCGAGGAAGGCAGATCGAACGGTCTGGGCCTCGCAGTCAAGCAGCTTCTGCACGCTCAG GGCAAAGAGGAGATTCTAGAGGGCCACTACCTTCCCGAGGTGGACCAGTTCGTGGACCGCCGAAATCTATTGAAACTCGTTCATTTCCTGATAG AGAAACAGTAACACGAATCAATCATTTTcagagagaggagagaaaaggaTAG